The DNA sequence CACGGGTCGCTTCATGTCGTGTCGACTACATTCGGCTGTACCAAGTCCACTTGCTGCTGTCCCATGTCCACCTCGTGAGTTAGCCGATTTGATAGCATCGTGGTTATTGCATGAGCTCTTTTCATCTGCAACTTGACCATCGTAGTTTGCCAAGTAGTTTTTGAATTTGCAACTCTCAACCATATAGGCATATCCATGATTAAGCCCAGGGTCTCGCTCATCTGTAGATACGTTCATTCGCTTCAAACGAAAGTTGGCATCAATAGCTATAAAAAGAGAATAAAGCCATCTATTTTTGGACGTGACAATCAGACCCAATTGCCAGTGGACAACACCAACGAGTAAAAATTGGTACGTACTGTTCTGATTCTGGCCTCTCCTTCCAATTGTCGGGTAGATTGATGCCCGGGTGGGGACATGCAGGACATAGAACAGCACATTCACCCTCTTTAGTCCCATTAACACCGGTCTCAGAGTGACCTCGACCCATCCGTTTGAGGAGACGTACATGACGCCACTCACGTATGATCCTCAAGAAGACAGGATATCTGTCCTACATATTGAATATTAAAGATAGCAGGATAAtagaagaaatggaagagctCACTGGTGGTGCCTTTGTGCCGGTGTTGTCTGTCAACCGTGATAATGTAGAGTAATACTCGTATCCCGAGACCTTCGAGTTAAATGAAAGGAGCTGAAAGTGTTCCAGCACATCAAATGTAGCCGCTGTTTTGGGATCGCCTACTGTAGAAGGAAATAAGCGGGCGCGAAGAAGTTGGATGGGCTTGGATGGTGCAGAAGGGCACCCGCAGTAGTCTAAGGCAATTTCATGGATTCCTGTACGCGCAATGACCACAAATTCGTCGTTGAAAGCTACCATTGGTATAGGACAGTCATCATGTCCCAGCTGCACTCGCATTCCAAGTTTCTTGAGGCTGGTCCTGCGAAAGTAATGTCCAGTCCAGACCTGCAAATTTGTCAATAATTCAGTATCATCATAGCCAACCCCACTCGCCTCGATTCTATGAAATGGGTTGACCGAATGAGACCGGAGAACACAAGCGAGACACAACAGAGATCCGCTCCAACAGTCTTTGCAGCGAAACGCGCCTGCTTCGAGGTCCGAAATACACCCAATTTCAGAGCATTTCTGGAGATTTGCCTGCCCACCAATACCCTCCAGCCGGAGAAACTCTTCAACGTAGGTGTCAATATGCGGAGTCCAGAAGTGGATGGGATGTGTCTAATCGAATATGTGAGTGGTAGGTGCTGAAACACACATCTATTAGAGCAGGAAACTGTACGTACCGATTgtgtttttcgttttttctgtggaacctcttcttcaggaTCAGCTTGAACCTTATCTCCAGTCTTCAAGTTTGGCTTGAGATAATTCTTTAGCCCCAATGCCTCCAATTCGCATTCTGCCATTTCTTCCAACTCAAGATCACCATCAAAAATCCTATACGGAGATTCTTCGCTCAGCACCCAATCAAGTCGAGGAGTAGGCGATTCCACAGAGCCTAGAGGAGGGGGTGTGGGAAGCATAGGCTGAATTCCTTGCGGCAGCGGCATCCGTATGGTATGGTGCGTGCGTCCATGGTATTCAGTGTGAATGTCGCCAAACGATGCTGTTTTCGCGTCTCGTTCATCAGGAGAGATATATTCGTCATAATAAACCTTTTTCTTGCGATTCACTCGGCGTTTCATGTTGTAAGTTGAAAGAACCTGCGAGCTAAGTGTATACACAAAAGAGACAAGGAAGCTTTGAACAGAAACGTCATTTCCAAGGAGACTAGAAGCGGAAACAAGAGGATGTATAACTCATACTGATATGGATTATTAGCTCAGAGTGGTTGATGGATATTTTACAAGGAAATGGATAGACTTCAAACATTGATGGACAGTAAGGAAAGGTATCAATGACAGTGAATGATGGGAAATGTTACGGGGAACCAAATTAATAAGTGCCTGATCTTCACGGGTGACAAGCGGGATGGATTAACGGGAGGCCATGGATGACAAGGGCATTCAATAATCAACGTTGGTATGGATGGAGACTGCGCACTGCACGGGTGTCAAGAGTGATGGATAAGTAGAGGGGCAATGAATGATTAGGGCAATAAATGAGCGCGATGGATAATGAGAAGAGAAATGGATGTTGAGGGTGATGAATAATGAACGCAcatatcgataggcgccTGCACTACGCGGGTGTCAAGcctgatggataatcagaGAAATGGATGTCGAGGGCGATCAATAATGAATGTGGGAATGGATGAGGGGCAGCCTGTGCAATGGTGGAGGGCGATGGATAATAAGAAAGGCAGTTGATGTCGAGGATGATGAATAATGAACATAGATATCGATAGGCGCCTGCACTGTGCGGGTGTCAAGcctgatggataatcagaaAGGCAATGGATGTCGAGGGATATCAATAATGAACGTACATATTGATAGGCACCTGCACTGCGCGGGTGTCAAGCgtgatggataatcagaaGGGCAATGGATGTTGAGGGAGATcaggctgatggataattaTATGGGCAACGGATGACAAGGGCAATGAATAATGAACGTAcatatcgataggcgccTGCACTGCGCGGGTGTCAAGTGTGATGGATAATCGGAAGGGAAATGGATGTCAAGGGAGATcaggctgatggataatcatATGGGCAACGGATGACAAGGGCAATGGATAATGAACGTACATATCGATAGGCGGGTGCACTGCGCGGATGTCCAGCgtgatggataatcagaaGGGCAATGGATGTTGAGGCCCATGGATGACATACTAGTTATGGATTACGAAGGGGTATGAATGACAGCGTGGGTATTGAATAATGGCTCAGCAGTTTGGGGAATACTATGGATAAAGTTCTAATGTATCTATCATAAAGGCGTTGGATAATTATTGATGGGGAATGCATTGCCGTGGCTCATATATGAGGTATGCGCAAGGTCTTCTGGAGGTTGATATATAAGAACGACTGCTACGCCTCAGCTGGAAGGGAAATTAAGTTAAGATGTTATATAAGCAGTGGAAGGAACTGACGCGTAGAAGGCACAAGAATAGCCATTGGAGATGACCAAACTTTCCGCTCTGTTTATCCATTTGGGCGGGAGGGTGATACATAGATCAGGACCAGAATATTCAGGAAAGTATGAAGCACCGCCGAGAGAGGGTtcgtcaaaaaatataatggAGAATACATCGGGGGCCTGGTTTAGTGGTGTGGGCTACTGTATTAGTACGAATAACATGAATATAGTAAGCATTAAGAATTTAACATACCCGCGCAACAGGGGGAGCGGCTTGTGCAACCATAGTCGAGGACAGTGCTCCAAAGAGCAAAGCAATAAGGTTAACAGAGAATTTCATGTCCGTGAGGGCTGACAGTGAAGAGATTGCTTGGGGTAGCGAATCAAGCAATTTGCTGAGGACCTTTATTCTCAGCGCTGGCCTCGTTTATATATGTGGATGCAGTCTAGTATTTGATAATACTGCTCATGTTTGACTTCTTAAACATCTCCGACTTCGATAAAGAATATTCTAGTCTCAGCAGAGCCAACGCATGGAATGGAAGAAACCATGAGCCGAAATTAATATATAGTATTGAATTTTCAATCCTGGGAACACGAACAACACAGAGTTATATACATCTTCTAATCGGGTACGCCACCCTCCACCGTGAAATTTTTCTATAGCATCAAAGATCGTAATGGCATGGGCAACATTTGAGCAGAAGGCAGATGGTTGAAAGTGCGAAATAGGGTGGTAAGCCTGGAGGTGGAACTGAACTGAGAAAGGTCCTTTCTAGGGAGACAAATATTCTTTGATGCACTGTGTCGTGTCAACTTTCAAGCGCACTTCTCCTACTGAGCCGCACTACCTTAGGTTAGACTTGGGTTAAATACTGGTTTTAAGTAACACCTCCATTATTCGGCTCCGGGGTGCCTTAGCGAAAAATAATTTGCGGTGACTAAGCCAAAATAAGAACGCATATTTGCGCACTAATAGACATACTATTTGCAGTGATATTGTTCCGTACTCGCATGGCAAGACGTCCTGGAGGTGACAAATAGAAGGGTAGCATGAAGCTACCTCGTTTCTTACGAAGAAGCTATGGTGAAGCCATGGAATTTTGGTTGTAGTACGCGGAAGCGCGTGTGGTTAACAAATATCAAAGAAACGACGGGATACAAAGGATGTAGTGTACCGACTGTTGTCAATACTTTGAATCGATAATACTCAGAAGAATCTTTAATACGTAAACGAATATACCTTATGTTATTTCAAGCATGGTCTCATCGGAGGCTTTGGAATGTAGTCTTCATTACAGTCGACGATTGTCTTTTGATTATGGCCAGGTATGCTGATACAATATAGTCAGAAATACGTGAGGAATACGGGACAGCGAACGCATGAAAGGAGCTCATACATTTTCAATAGTCCTCAGCTCATTGCTCCAGTCTCTACTGCACAACAAACCACTCACAAACCATCAACATGAAGTTCACCATCAGCATCTTCTCCCTGGTCTTTGCAGCTGTGTCCTCAGCTCTGACTGTCCAAGCCGCTTCCCCCATTGCTCGTGTACGCAAATATCTTCCATTTCAATAGGAAATCAATACCATCCACTATATACAGTTAACATGACTTTTAATAATAAGCAACGATTGAACTATACGCCATATCTTACAGCAGTAGTCCTACGAGCATCAATTTAGTGCCATCTAATATACTGGCAATTTACAACGGCGTCAGATTTGGAGAAATATGCACCATCTGCGCAACGGACATACCATGCTACGAAATAATTACGCTCCCGGCCCCGAACACCTACACGGGCACGAACACATACATCCTCCATGTAACCCAGCTCCCATGTTGATCCTCAGCTTTGCTCGAGGAACCCTCGACGCAAATCATTTGGGCGCTTTCCGCTGCCGAAGAATCCTTGTGAGGAATTAAGCACATTGAGTAAACGTGAGGATTTCACGGCCTCTTACGTCTGCGATGTGCTCCGGCTTTGCAACCCCAAGGCGTTACGATATGGAATCTATCAAGAAACTGAATATAATACTGCGGCGAGCTGTTTTGTAGTACGCACCGGTGTTGAGAGAGTAGCGAGTAAAAAGAAGATGTATGAGAGCATATATATGCAGATTGTAGTTAACCTTCGGACGTCTAGATACGGAGGTAGTTGAATGGCGGTATCGTTGAACCACCTCAGTCGATGTTGGTAGTGGTATCGTGCGTGTTGGTGCACGCTGATCTGGAGGAGAAACGCGCAGTGTTTGAGGTGATATACCGCCAATGAATCGTAGTAAGTCTACCACCCACAAGGTCTTAAACGTCCAGACAGGGGAACATCAGCGTACCGCCGGGTGTGGTGGTGCGGCAAGCCTCTTAACGTCCATATGCTGAGAGATTCTAGTGTTGAGGTGCCCTCGATGGCTTTGGGGTAGAGTTATATGCGCTGTGGCGAAGCGGTCGAGTCGCGTAGAAGGGCCCGATATGTATGCACGTTTTGAATGCGCCGTCGAACCCTACGAGGCGAACTGGGGTGACGAGTTCTAGTTCTGATAAACTGGACATGGGCCGTGCTGGAGTCAAACATCCATCAGAATGGGAACCTGGGACGCGTTTTAGAGGATTTCACAAGTGGCTTAAACGAATAGTCATGGATGACAGTGCGAACGGTGGTAAATCGTATGACGTGTGACTGGGTTTGGACGCAAACGAGGGTTGTTGATATATCAGTAGTTGATATAGGAAGGAGGCTTTCAGATTGGTGCATAGATAGGTAGGCAGATGTGCAAAACGGGGGGGAGGCGGAGACAGGTCAAGGTTCGGGGTGAGGGTGACATTGTGAATGTAATGATGCATCCCAAAGGCCTTCTATCGGCCAATTAAGACAGTACAGAGTTGGGGATCCGGGGGAAATATGGTATGTCATCGAAATGGGATGGGCAGAAAGTGAATAGGGTAACTCTGTATGAAAGCAGAGGAATGAAGTGGCAGATGGACAGTGGATCAGGAGTTCCTGGAGCACCATATAGCGGAAGAGAATCAAAAGATAAATGAGAAACGCACCTGGAATGGCCAAATACCTCTCCCGAGAACTTGACAGCCATGGCCTATTTTGCCCTTTAGAGTTGCTGTCGAAACGATGCagtcaccctcaccctcacttCCTGATCGCCCGTGTTGATCCGATGGAGCTCCGAAGTACAGTCTATGCGAGACAAAAGTTGGGAGGGGAGCTGGGGTTTGGTTAGCTCACATTGACTGCGTTCGAAATTCACGTTGAAGTTTGATTTTCCCGATCGCGgagtttaatttttaaaaccgCGCAGTTTACATGTCCACTAGAAGGCGGGGAGAACATTCACAAATTTGCCGTGCTTGTAATTTAAATACGCTATTTAGAGGACATTTTACACATATCAACCATGGATTTAAACTCAGGCATAAAGGAAAAAGGGGTGGAAGAAAGTCAAGGCTACCCATTACCGGTCGCCGTATTCTGTAGATATATGGTAACATGTTACAAAAGCTACGAATATCCAGAGGCGCAACCAAGTTTAAACTTTCTCTGTTCCCCGCTCACGTACAAGGATGTACCGTGTCACGAGGAAGACGATGGATGTTACGGTAGTGAGGGTCTGCGGCGTTGAGAAACGGTTAAGGGGACCTGAATTACTAAGGGTTATTGAACTCACTGCAGAAAATATTATAGGCTTTTTCCAATCAAATTCTGGCCCTAAAAGCGCCCCTTGAACAGGCGCAGATCCTAAAGTTCCGAAACTAACTATGGCCAAACCAAGTCCAGTACGTGCTCTATTCTCTGTTCAAATCCTATGTTTTGAAACATTAGGTAAGGGTGGATGCACATACCCCACTTCGTTTGGATGGCGAGAAAGAGAAGCGAGACAGGTTACAGCCAGCGATAGCCCTGTCAATTGtgtcaatttcttggagaaTGAGAAATATTTTCGTGTCTTACAGGCCCCAGACATAATCCCGTAGAAAATGCTAACAATAACAAGCGACTTGGAGTCATGGCTTTGTGAATGGAGGTATCATGAGAAGATAGGATTTCACTGTACAGGACCGATAACTCACATTCCAAAGATCGAGAATATACTTGCACCAATGAGTAGTGTACATGGGATAATGACGTTGAAGGGTCCGTGAACGTGAGCAAGATAGTTCCCCACAAGCCGACCAAGGGTACTTGCACCGTTGAGAATAGCGAGCTGATGTATATAGAGGCGTCAGTCAAGACTCGTAATAAGACTACAAATCATCCTTACCGAGTAGAACGACAAAGTGAGATTAATGCCATGAGTAACAGCATAGAGCTGCAGGTAGATGACTTGACTTTTATTCAATACCTCTTTGAACGTATCCCCAAGATGTAAAGACTCACGAGGAAAATAGAACCCGAACATCGTTCCCATAGCACTGATCCACTTAGCGATCAATATGCGACCCATAATCTAAGATACTAGATAGTAATCACCCAATGGAGGCCAGAATATACGGCAGATCTTTGAAAAAGCCGAGAATGTTAAGTTGAGGAACTTTGTCGGCACTCTTTTTGTAAGCCGTTCTCATCAAACAGTTTCCCAGCACCAACAATCCGCAAACAATATATGCACTGTTGCGGACGGCTTTAGGAAACCCTACTGACTTTATTTGAAGGCTAATCTCGGGGTATCAGGTCAGTGACTGTAGTGTGAAAAGGTAAATAAGAAATCTCACTTGAGCACTACAGAATACTCGTGAGTCGTGTTCCAATAAATTAACAGCAAGATACTCACTGATAGGAAACATAACGGCTCCAATAGAGCTCCCACTCATT is a window from the Psilocybe cubensis strain MGC-MH-2018 chromosome 8, whole genome shotgun sequence genome containing:
- a CDS encoding MFS-type transporter dbaD, whose translation is MLDEDIVLIKRESDTIQPLGTQTEGTDELESVQDGGTKAWISMVGVWIVLFVTFGQLKSTFSYTYSFGVYQDFYTRIFLSHHSTSKIAWIGSFQLMMPFVFGVVSGKLFDAGYFHVLEITGSALFTFSLFMLSLVKPQTYAHVFLCQGLGVGLGLGLTFVPAVSLTVHHFRRRMVLVTGIVMSGSSIGAVMFPIMLNLQIKSVGFPKAVRNSAYIVCGLLVLGNCLMRTAYKKSADKVPQLNILGFFKDLPYILASIGAMGTMFGFYFPLIYLQLYAVTHGINLTLSFYSLAILNGASTLGRLVGNYLAHVHGPFNVIIPCTLLIGASIFSIFGIHDSKSLVIVSIFYGIMSGAWLSLAVTCLASLSRHPNEVGARTGLGLAIVSFGTLGSAPVQGALLGPEFDWKKPIIFSATLTTVTSIVFLVTRYILVRERGTEKV